TTTGATTAAACTAGGTTTTTagatatttattgatttgttaaaggatcataatatttgcaaaatatttacattaaaaaggataaagaataacaattcctttcttttctgacttttttccctCTAGGTCTACTAGTTGCTACGATAACTCTGTGCTGTACAGCTATGGCTTCAGTATCCATAGCTGGTTGCTTGCTGACCCAAAATCAGTACTATCGAAGTAAGTCAACATATCCCATCCATAGAACTGACATTTCTTTGGAGGCTCTGATGGGTGAAGAATATAGTGTACAGAACATAATATGCCACAGTTCAAAATAGAAAACCAATATCTGTCAATGGCAAGGAAGAACAATTAACAAATTgaattatgatatttttaaaacagtGATTAGccatttgctatttttatttggttttcctgtTTCACTCAAGACAGTCTTGTCCATAATTCGATATTTCACCTTCTTGGGTTATGATTTGGACACTATATCTACTGAGGTAAATCACAGCTAACCCGTGACTTTGTTGAAGGTCTTTGAAAGTTTCTCCAGCCAAAACATTCATCACTTTGTCGTCAATCTACTAATGAGGTTCTCTAAACTTATCTATGCTCATCTTAAATCATCAGTCGTTCACTAGACCCATACTCAAAGACTTTCTGGCTTAGAGAGAAACTTGCAGTGCTGGCATCCATTGGCATAAATTTGATACCCAAGGTCAATTTCATACTCTAATGAAGCATTAACATAAGGTCACTATAGCAGTGATTAGGAAGAAAAATGCAGTTGAATTCTACAAATATGTTTACACATAGATTGCACTTTATGCATTTTAGAAATTCAAGATATGGAACAGGctcaaaaatgcatttattaagttacatttaaaactaatatataaaaggtcctactttaaaaaaatgaactaaagGACTATTCATAATAGAAGTATTTACATGATGCAAATATTCTAATCATTCTCCTCTACTACACATAGGTTCTTTCAAACCTATATATCAATCTGTCTATTGTAGTTATGCTCAAATTCACATAtgaatgtgtgcatatatatagcatatattgcTAAATGATCTACATATATTTAAAGTGTGAGTTTACAAGCATATACAAACACATGTTAATTAGCTTTTAATAGGCTCCATAAAGTAGAAtattctagatttatttttatagaaaaatatagacTATATAGATCTATAATTAATATATGTTCTTATTTATTGATTTCTTGGTAGTTGTTTATaatctaaatatttatatatatgcaatttagatattttaacataaatttataatatacatgaatatattttaatgttacTAATACATTACTTATGTtaacatattattttaatatattataataaacaatatgtatctataattttttatatattacatacattttAACATATAAGTAATAATTCTAATGggatacagtagaaagaatactgtTTTGGGTGTCAAAATTTCTAAGTTCACATCCTGTCTCTGATATTTAACTGTGGATTAATCTcacagtctcagttttctcactctAAAATAAGAGGAGTTAGATGAGATGTACattaagatcctttctagcttttGATCTATGATCCAGTACTATCAGAAGCTTGGAACTCTAGGCTCTGCTTTGTTACACAACcttgtgtatatgtgtgagtcTTCTGAACACTTTGAATTTAAAGGATATTTTCCAATGTGACAATATCTTTGTTATTTTGAGTTTATCTGCTCAGGGTTCCTATTATACCAAATTCTAATCCTCTTTCCCTCTGTAATGCTGAATTATCTCTCTGAGGGTTAGTTTTTGAAGTCAGTTAATctgaaagaaattataaagaaaccAAGAAATAGCTTCAGTAAATTCAAGAAGGACATTCTCTCTTATGTGCTGAGTATACAGTTAGTGACCCTCTTTATATATTACAGTTTCTTAGTCTTGGCTAGAAACAGAGGATTCTCAGACCTTTTGACAACTTCTTTATTCATAAATAACATGAAACCAATAAACTCCTTGGGTTTGAGAATCTCActatttttataaaatctaaaaaaaaaaaaaactctgttaAAAACAGTCTAGAGGGGGGCagcctggtggctcagtggattgagagccaggcccagagatgggaatgcctggattcaagtctggcttcagacacttcctagctgtgtgactctgggtaagtcacttaacccctattgcctagcccttgcctctcttctaccTTAGGGCCAagaaacagtattgattctaagacagaaggtaagggtttaaagacaaaaagaaaaaaaaaacacaaaacagtcTAGAAAGTGGCCCAGCAGATAGTCTGCTAGAACCAGTCAGGAAGAAccgagttaaaatctagccttatTCACTCATTAGGTGTGTGACCATCATCAAATCCATTaaccattgtttgcctcagtttcttcagttctAAAATGACATggctttgagaatcaaatgagataatatgagtAAAAAGTGCTTAGGATAGTGCCACACGTAGTAAGTgctagataaatgctattattatattaatattatttattcagTAATGTGATAGAACTAAAATTCTGATTATGATTCTTACTGTAGATATTATTTGATTATATAAGaaatttgtatagcattttaagctttctaaaatgttttatatgtactctctacataattatttatagacatataattattattactaatataatTATTCTCTTCCCCCTCAGAATCCAGTGTTTCTTCAGTaaattccttctctggctctgATGCTATAAACTTCACAGACATAGAGAAAACCCACCAAggtaataaaatttaattgatcAATCTTGTTGCTATTAtttctcccatcccctttcagtGTGAATTCCTGAACTCCAGACAATAAGCATCATATACTTACTTTTTTAGGTTTACCTGAAGCAGCTGAATCAACATGGTGGTTCAAATCCTTTTTTCACTCAGATCCTGTTCTTCCAGATGCAGGAAGGAAAGATCTAGTTGCTACCAGGTAAGTGTTGaactttttttaacttaatttccCAGTTAAATGAAACTATATGCTATTCT
This sequence is a window from Monodelphis domestica isolate mMonDom1 chromosome 3, mMonDom1.pri, whole genome shotgun sequence. Protein-coding genes within it:
- the PPDPFL gene encoding pancreatic progenitor cell differentiation and proliferation factor-like protein, which encodes MASVSIAGCLLTQNQYYRKSSVSSVNSFSGSDAINFTDIEKTHQGLPEAAESTWWFKSFFHSDPVLPDAGRKDLVATSNNS